Below is a genomic region from Prochlorococcus marinus str. MIT 0918.
AACCACAAGCAATTTTCACTTCTATGAATTTAGCACCAGAGTTTTTTTTAAAAAATATAGAGTTATTTTTAGATGAAGTCTCTACACCTTATTGGGTTAGTAGATACATGTCTTTAATTTGCATAGAAAGATTACTTGAAAGTGGTAAAAATAATTTTATTAAAAAATATTTCCTTACTAAAATAGAAGACCCTAATCAATTTGTTAAAACGAAGGCTGAATATTTATATTCAAAATATCTATAAGAGATAAATTGTCTACATTTAAGGAGTTTCTAAAACACGATTGAATTCTAATGGACCATGTTCTGACCCCCAAATCTTTCTATTCGTTTTAAGATCAAAACCTTCATCGAGGCTAATAAATTTATCTTTATCAAGAAATACTTTGCTTAAAAGGTATGTTTCCTTGCCATCTTTTTCGATTATACATTTATAATTCTTATTAAGATATCCATAATATGTATTAGCTTTAATTTCAATGAAATTCATCTCACAACTTTTTCTTAGCAATAGTTTATCTTTTTTAATTGACTTTAAAAGTTCTGATCTAAACCCCCCTCCTGCAATTCGCTCCTGATTTAAGATCTTATAATTCTTTAATATTAGAATATTATCTTTTATTGATAATTCATGAACTGCTTGTCTATATGGTTCCCATGGAGAGTAATCATAGCTTTGTTCAGAGTATATGCTTAAACCTTTTAATAATGATGAGGGTAATTGCCTAAAGTAAATATTAATATGAGCAAATAAACTTGGGGAATTAAATGATTGAATTTTATTGCTAAATTTACCACATAACATATTCAGAAATACTATTTCAGAGGATTCATCAGAAATTATCTTTGACACTTTAACTTTAAAATATTTTACGTAATTCAGAAGCAAATGAGGTTTGCAGAATAGATTTATTTTTTAATGATTTAATTACTGATGATCGACATCTTAAATTACTATTAATAAACCATATTCTCTCTTCAGCGACTGTTTCCTCGTATTCTGTTGATAATATTAGTGTGCAATCTGATAGGAAATGATAATTCGAAATTGATTCAATCTTTTCAGCATAACCTAGGCTTTTTAATATCATTCCTGAGTTGGATTTATTTTGTATAGGGATTAAAAGGCTAGAACCTTTAAAATCATCTTTGTCTGACCAGTCAGAAATTCCTTCCCACTCTATTTTGAAGGGGCAAGTAGGTGTCCTTTGTGAATATTGACTCTTATTTAGATAATACTGGACTTGAGAATCATCTTGTTTAAGTTTTGTGATTTTTATATGGCTGACAATCTCTTCAAATTGCTTGAAAGCAAGTGAATGTCCACTTCTCATTGAATTCCATTCGCCCTCACTTTTATTGATAAACTCTTCAATCTCCATCTGGATTATTTGATGATTTAATGGAGTTCATATTTTCATTGTTATCACTCCCTTGCTGAATCATTCTAACCATCGAATCCACCATCATAGACATTGCCATTGGGACTTTCTTGCCAGAGGGCGTTTGAGATGATTGGTCTCCAGGTTTTGTATTGGATGGAGGCCTTTTAATGTTCATATTTCTAATACTCTAATTATAAATTACGCTATCACTTGTAGCAAAACCTTTTCTAAATGAAGCTGTTTTTATAAAACTTGATGTCTTGCTTCCACATGGGGAGTTCCAACACCTTTGATAAGGGACTGTATCTGCTCCAAAGAATTCTTCATATTCTAATGAATTAATTAAAGTATCTATATGACCTTGAAATCCTATTTTCTTAATTAAACTAATATTATTTTGAAGCTCTTTAATGTTAAGGAGTGGCCTTCCTAATAAATGCATAAAATTAAGCTCTATAAATCTTGTTTGACTTACTTTTTCAAAAAAGTTGGAACGATACAAGTTTGATTGTGCTAAGCCTCTTATGAATTCTCTAATTGGTATATCTCCATTTCTTAAGCGTCTTTCAAGATCTATCAATCTTTGACTTTGCATGATATGTATATTCCCAAATATTTGCTTATATGATGCAATAATAGCTATTTGAAGAGATTGATCACTGAAAGGAGAAAATTTTTTATAAGTAAATAACTTATTTGCAGTATGTGTATATTTAAGGCCAATACTATTTCTTTGTTTTATATACCTTTCCCTTTTATAGAGTGATCTTGACTGTATTGCAGAGTATGCATCGCTTGAATTTGATTTAGAGGTATTTACAAATAATTGTTCTTGACCAGGCATGCATGCACTTCTTATATGCATAATATATGAAGTGTCTTTGCTTCCAGAAGCCCTTGTTTTCCCATAGCTAAATGATGCTCGATCGCTAATATCTGATAATTTAATTTCGAATTGATGTTTTGAAATAAATGGCATAATACCAATTCCAGTCTAATGAATGAAAGAATAATGAATGATTAACTATCTAATTCAGACATCATTATAGCTTCCATTTTTGCAGAAGTATCTTTTTTAAACCTATTGATACTTACATTGTTAAGTAGATATATAGATATGATAATAATTACTATTTCTATTGAGAAAACAAAAGAGAATGAGGCCATAGGATTATTTATAAAGGCCCTTCCTAAAGTTAATAATCCACCGCCAGCTAATTTCCCCATAGCCCTAGATAGAGCCTGAGCAAGCCCCCATACTCCCACAAATGTTCCAGCAACCTCTGGTAAAGTAAGGTCAAGCATTAGAGATAAAGCACTATTTGTTGCTATTCCTGCTGATATGCCGAAAATAAATAAAACACTAAAGAGTAAATTACTATTTTCTACTGCACCACTTATAATTAATAGCCCTAAAGACATAGCAATCATCCAACAGCCAAGTTTTGCCGAAGAGAATTTTCCTATTTTAGGTATAATTAATAACCCTCCTATTAATAGTCCAAAAAGTGTTCCTATACCCCAATAAGCATTAAGTAAAGTAGTCTTAGAAATAGGTAAATTAAATACTTCCGCTCCAAAGCTTTCAAGTATAGGATCTTGGAGAAAAAGTCCTAAGGTATAACAAATCAAAAAGCTAAAGAAAATAAAAATTTGTTTACTAGAGGTAATTAAAGACCAGGCAGATTTTAATCCTATTTCTTTATTTTTACGGTCACCTAGTTCATTTTTATTTAAGCCTTTTGGCTCTATACCCCAACATGAAGTTAATACAATTAAAAATATTATACTACTTACTCTAAGCATAAATTTTTGAAGTGTTGGTTGTAATAGTGCTGGATCAGTTATCCCATCTAAATTTTTAGTTGTAATTGAAATTGCAATAGCCCCAACTACAATCCCGATTGTTAACATGCACCAAATTATACCAACAGCTTTAGGCCTTTCTTTTTCAGTTGTTAGATCAATAACCAGAGCTAAATAAGGCGTAGTAGACATTGATATGGCTAATCCATACAATGCAAATAATGTACATAAGCCAATTACACTTAATGTAATTGTCTCCCATGAACCTTGTTGTAATGCTTTTCCAGTTGAGAAAATTATGGGTATTGATAATACAGCTAAAGAACAAAAAGCTATAGACCCTATATAAATATATGGAGTTCTTCTTCTGCCTCTAATTGGCCATCTATCTGAGATATTCCCAAAAAGTACCCGTGTAGGAGCAACTAGTTGCTCAAAAGCCAATCCTCCGCCTACAAGTAATGCAGGGAATGCTAGCTCAGTAATCATAATTCGATTGAGCATCCCTGCGAAGATTACTGCTAGAGAACCTAAGCATCCCTGAAATAATCCAAGTCTCAGTAGATTAAGAATCGGCAATTGCGTTTTTTTATTCAAGATGGTTTTCTTGTAATTTAATTATCTTATCTATAGATGATTAATATTATATAAATTCTATTTTTTATAATGATTTTTGTTATTCAAGGTTAAGTAAGCGTAAACGAAATTTTGCTACGCTTATTGCCTTAGAAGGAGAAGATTTGATAAAGGGGTGATCTTTGTTCTTTTCAATAATTTTTTTTATTTTTTCTTCTTTTGTTAGCTTTTTATTGCCTATAAGCTCTTCCCTTTTCCATTCTTCATCAAAAATCATTGCAAAACTATCTGCATTATTATAGGTATTACTTTGGCTATGCATATTGGGAAAGTCCTTTTGCTCAATTATTAACTACATTATATGAGATTTTCTTTATATGACCTTTTGAGAGCCATGTTTTATAGATTTACTTTATGAAAAATTGCTTTATGCATTAAAAATATTTTAAGAAAATTTGATATAAGTACTGTTTATTGATTTGATAGCAGAGTGAGGTTTATAAAGTTAAATATTCTTTAATAGGAATTAATGTAACCATTGCTGTTATGAATGATTTTTATGAGGTTATGGAATAAAGAATGGTGCCAGGACGCAGATTTGAACTGCGGACACGGCGATTTTCAGTCGCCTGCTCTACCAACTGAGCTATCCCGGCAAATAGGTCTGGAATGAATTCCTAGCTTTTATTTTATATCAACGCTAATTACTATGAGGCAAAAATCTTTGATTTATGAACTCTTGGTTTCTTGGAAGCTGTTAAGTCGCTCAAGATTTTTTGGGAAATTTTATGACATTGTTTTTAAGGCTAGACGTGCAACCCCTTCTGCTGGTTGATTTGTGCAGGTGTGTATAGGGACACCAATCATCCTTTCTCTAATGCGCCTCCATTGTGGATTCCTAGAGCCACCTCCGATAGTAATGATCTTTTTGGGATTATCTAATGTAACCTCTGAAATTTTTTCCCAACCTAGGGCTTCTATTTTAGCCAGCCCTTCTAGGATCCCATGGAGATATAAAGAATCACTGATTGGCCTTGGTTCTAGAATGGGCCTTAAAAAAGGATCGTTAATTGGGAACCTTTCCCCTTCTGTTGTTAATGGAAGATAGGAAAGACCGCTATTTGTTTCTGGATCAATTTGTCTAGATAATTCAGCTAATAATTGATCATTAAAGAATTTTTTTAGAATAATACAACCAGTATTTGAAGCACCTCCTGCAAGCCATCTACCTCCAACTAGATGGTTTGTAATTCCTACACCTTTGAGCGGATGTTTAACAAAGCGTTTAATGACTATGGTGCTTCCTAAGACAGTTATTCCATCAGAAGATGTTGCATCTGTTGCAAGTACTGAGGCATTAGAATCAGTAGTCCCAGCAATTATTTTAAGCGAACTAGGTAAGCCTAATTCTTTTGCTTTGCTAGGTGCAATTTCTCCAATCAAACTTCCACTTGGGACAATAATTGGTAATGACTTATTCCAGCCAAGATCTTTTAACTTGTTAGGCCAAGACTTCTTCATTAAATTCAAACCAAATCGAATATTGTTACCTTCTTCACCCCAAGACCAATCATCTAAAAACCAACCACTTATCCAATCTGCCTGGTGTCTTAATAATATATCTTTACCATATTTATCAATAAGATGAAAAGCTCTTGCTATAGAGCTGTTTGTATAAAACCAGCTAGATTTTTTATTGAAAAGTTTCTCAAGCTTAGTATATTTATTAATACATTGATTATAGTAAGGAATGGCTAATCCTATTGGATTACCTTCATAGTCGCACCCTAAAAGTGTCCCTGAGGTTCCGTCTATAGAACAGGCTATTAGTCTACTTTTTATTTCAGAAGGTATTTTTAGAATAAGTGATTTGCAGGTATTTGACCAGTCTTTAGCATGTTCTAACCCTTTTAAATAGTGTTCTGAAGCGCTGTATATAAGCTTTTGATTGTTATTAATAATTGCTAGTCGAACACCACTAGTCCCCAGGTCAATTCCTAGTACTAAATCTTTTTCTTTCATTCGAGGGGGATATTAGTTGGCTAAGTTAATTCAATTACTTTTTCTTTTACATTCTCCCAAGGCAACATTAGATCTGGTCTCCCAAAATGCCCATAAGCTGCTACATCTTGATAAAAGCGGCCGCCTCTTTCTTTAGGTAGTTTTCTGAGATTGAATTTTTCAATAATTGCAGCTGGCCGAAGGTCGAAATTCTTTTGCACTATTTCGGTAAGTTCTTGATTGGAGAGTTTACCAGTGCCAAAAGTTTCAACCAGGATAGATACAGGATTTGCTACTCCGATGGCATAACTGAGCTGAACTTCTATTTTTTTTGCAAAACCTGCTGATACAAGTGATTTGGCTACAAATCTTGCTGCATATGCTGCAGATCTATCTACCTTGGTTGGATCTTTACCTGAAAAAGCACCTCCACCATGTCTTGCATACCCACCATATGTGTCAACAATAATTTTACGCCCAGTTAGGCCAGCATCCCCTTGAGGTCCTCCTACTACAAATTTTCCAGTAGGATTAACAAGAAAACGAGTGCTGTTTTTTATAGGTTTAATAGAGAGGTCTTCTGTTGC
It encodes:
- a CDS encoding phycobiliprotein lyase, which produces MEIEEFINKSEGEWNSMRSGHSLAFKQFEEIVSHIKITKLKQDDSQVQYYLNKSQYSQRTPTCPFKIEWEGISDWSDKDDFKGSSLLIPIQNKSNSGMILKSLGYAEKIESISNYHFLSDCTLILSTEYEETVAEERIWFINSNLRCRSSVIKSLKNKSILQTSFASELRKIF
- a CDS encoding PucC family protein gives rise to the protein MLNRIMITELAFPALLVGGGLAFEQLVAPTRVLFGNISDRWPIRGRRRTPYIYIGSIAFCSLAVLSIPIIFSTGKALQQGSWETITLSVIGLCTLFALYGLAISMSTTPYLALVIDLTTEKERPKAVGIIWCMLTIGIVVGAIAISITTKNLDGITDPALLQPTLQKFMLRVSSIIFLIVLTSCWGIEPKGLNKNELGDRKNKEIGLKSAWSLITSSKQIFIFFSFLICYTLGLFLQDPILESFGAEVFNLPISKTTLLNAYWGIGTLFGLLIGGLLIIPKIGKFSSAKLGCWMIAMSLGLLIISGAVENSNLLFSVLFIFGISAGIATNSALSLMLDLTLPEVAGTFVGVWGLAQALSRAMGKLAGGGLLTLGRAFINNPMASFSFVFSIEIVIIIISIYLLNNVSINRFKKDTSAKMEAIMMSELDS
- a CDS encoding FGGY-family carbohydrate kinase; the protein is MKEKDLVLGIDLGTSGVRLAIINNNQKLIYSASEHYLKGLEHAKDWSNTCKSLILKIPSEIKSRLIACSIDGTSGTLLGCDYEGNPIGLAIPYYNQCINKYTKLEKLFNKKSSWFYTNSSIARAFHLIDKYGKDILLRHQADWISGWFLDDWSWGEEGNNIRFGLNLMKKSWPNKLKDLGWNKSLPIIVPSGSLIGEIAPSKAKELGLPSSLKIIAGTTDSNASVLATDATSSDGITVLGSTIVIKRFVKHPLKGVGITNHLVGGRWLAGGASNTGCIILKKFFNDQLLAELSRQIDPETNSGLSYLPLTTEGERFPINDPFLRPILEPRPISDSLYLHGILEGLAKIEALGWEKISEVTLDNPKKIITIGGGSRNPQWRRIRERMIGVPIHTCTNQPAEGVARLALKTMS
- a CDS encoding phycobilisome rod-core linker polypeptide: MPFISKHQFEIKLSDISDRASFSYGKTRASGSKDTSYIMHIRSACMPGQEQLFVNTSKSNSSDAYSAIQSRSLYKRERYIKQRNSIGLKYTHTANKLFTYKKFSPFSDQSLQIAIIASYKQIFGNIHIMQSQRLIDLERRLRNGDIPIREFIRGLAQSNLYRSNFFEKVSQTRFIELNFMHLLGRPLLNIKELQNNISLIKKIGFQGHIDTLINSLEYEEFFGADTVPYQRCWNSPCGSKTSSFIKTASFRKGFATSDSVIYN
- a CDS encoding chromophore lyase CpcT/CpeT → MSKIISDESSEIVFLNMLCGKFSNKIQSFNSPSLFAHINIYFRQLPSSLLKGLSIYSEQSYDYSPWEPYRQAVHELSIKDNILILKNYKILNQERIAGGGFRSELLKSIKKDKLLLRKSCEMNFIEIKANTYYGYLNKNYKCIIEKDGKETYLLSKVFLDKDKFISLDEGFDLKTNRKIWGSEHGPLEFNRVLETP